The DNA region GATGCAACCCAGCGACGTCGTCTCATTGCGTACAGGCGAGTGGAATACAGCTGACGGTTCTATATTTAGCGCTATACCTCACAGCCCTAGGAACCGGAGGCGTGAAGGCAAGCGTATCTGGTTTCGGTTCAGACCAATTCGATGAGACAGAACCGAAAGAACGGTCACAAATGACATATTTCTTCAACCGTTTCTTCTTTTGTATCAACGTTGGCTCTCTTTGTGCCGTGACGGTTCTTGTCTACATACAAGACGACGTTGGACGCAAATGGGGATATGGTATTTGCGCGTTGTCTATCGTGCTTGCACTGAGCGTTTTCTTGGCCGGTACAAATAGCTACCGTTTCAAGAAGTTGACTGGTAGCCCGATGACGCAAGTTGCAACAGTTATTGTGGCGGCTTGGAGGAATAGAAGGCTCGAGTTGCCGTCGGATCCGTCGTTTCTATACGACTTGGACGATGTTATTGCGGCTGAAGGCGCGATGAAGAGTAAACAAAAGCTGCCGCATACCAAACAATTCCGGTATGATTTCTATTAACTTACTTTTGTCGCTAAATATATAACAGTTTACTAATAAAAAATCACACTTAGAGCAGCTCTAATACTAGTATGAGAAGAAGTTCTtaacttaaaagaaaaataaaaaatcattagaaATTAAAGAAAGTGAGCCAAATTCTTAAACTAAAGAGTTTTAGAACCTCTTAGAACATTAAAACAACATATATCACTTTATTAATGTCTCAAGAgttgtaataattaaaatagtactCCCCCAAAGTTATTTCTTTTAAGagattaaaatttgacaatttCTGTATTTAGTTACAAAGGtttatttcaaataattgaGGCGTGGCCTATGGGTTAATTGAATGTGATGGAATAGACTTGAGAAATGTGAAACTAAAAGTGGGGCTATCTGGGTGAGAAATAACTCAAAAAGCTCGTGTCCTTTTATTAAAAGGGGACcacaaatattttcattatatgcCTACTTGGAATTAGAATCCAATTAAAAAGGCTTGAATATATTCACTTGTCTCTTGTTATGGGAAAATAAATTATCATCATAAAAATATGAGACTCGACCATACAATGAAACTGGTCCAGGACGCGAATTTTACAGCTAATGgcaatattttggatatttattttcatgtgtACTTACGTTAGATATAGCACGTCAAGTTCAATACATATATTATAGGTAAGAAATGGAGAGATGTTTCTCGTACAGATTCGCGCGTCGAGTTTTACTATAAATGAGCTTAGATTTTTTCTCTCTGTTGGTTTATTTGGTCATTACCAGTGTTGTTAAACCCGGACCGGACCGGCGGTCGGACCGGGTTCAACCGCGAACCGGACACCTATCCGGGTTGGTTTAATGTCAAAACCCAACTaaagttgaaccggttaaaaacccATGTTGAACCGCTAAAAACCCGGGAACCGAGTGACCCAACGAACCGACGAAACCCTGGTtcgtataaaaatcaaaattttgttaataaaataattattttttctctctttttaacatatatactattttgtttgtcacaaattgcaaccaaaatagagttttgtaactaatgtgtatataatttttataggtgatgaagatttagaaggacaaagatttggagaataaactttaaatgttttttttcctattgactttagatttgaactattaattttttttattattttatcacatttcaatttgttatttttgaaagttttctaaacattatgactattttttgaaaaaaaaatatataatatttataaaataataaattcagtttaatcTAATCGACCCCGGTCGAACCAGGTCGAACCACAATGACCcgtgacccaaaatatttccggttcgctcgccggtccggttttaaaaacactggtcATTACAAAAGAGAGTATCTTTAGCCACACGCTGTGgtaaaaatcaaataacaaatttcaatttgttttattttattttattagtatagtattattattatcaacAGATTTCCTTCTACAAAACTTCAATATATGCACGTataattgttgacaaaaaagcacacacatatatatatatatatatatatatatatatactcgtGACGTCCCCCGTAAGTACAGtatcttcttattttcttttgccAACCAAAGTACAGTTTCTTTCTATGCATCAATCCCTATGTATGTCTAGATAGACACAAGAATCCAAAGGAATCAAATTACTTGTAACTCCAGATAACTTTTAGAGAatctttttagcaaaaaaaaacttttagagAATCTTTTTTACCATCTCTAGATACTTGGATTTCtcctaataaaaaaaattaaataaataagaagaaagaaacgACAAGTTAGGGAGACAGCAGTTTTGCCTTGTATCCAGAACAATCACGTTTCGTGTCGTAAGACCTCCACTACTTTACACCTCCACCGGGACAGACCCAAAGTTGGACTTTAGAATCCTCAGGTCACGTGATTTGCGTGCTATTTGCTTCATCCATTTCGTCGATTTTGGGTATTTCATAGTTAACTCaaaaacttttgatttttttataccttttatacctttttttttgccatcattccttaatttatttttactttcctttaaaactatttttacgTGTATGTTTTCTGCCATGTGTGAAGGGTATATCATCTTAGAAAAGATTTCACGTAATCCACATCATGTTGATTCGATGCTTTAGGAGGATATGTCAACAAGaacatacaaaataaataagatatctATATATTATCATCTACGCAATTtccataaattatttttatcgaCATTTATCTTTTATCCAGCAATAATTTTCctctattaaaaatttatataatattctaatcactctttctataatttttgaTGCTACAGTTCGTTAGACAAGGCAGCAATAAAAAACCAAGAAACGGCAATGACCCAAAACGTATTCAACAAATGGACGCTTTCAACACTAACCGATGTTGAGGAAGTGAAACAAATCGTACGGATGTTACCAATTTGGGCAACATGCATCCTCTTTTGGACCGTCCATGCTCAATTGACAACTTTGTCGGTCGCACAATCCGAGACGATGGACCGTCACATTGGGAGCTTTGAGATCCCGCCAGCTTCAATGGCCGTCTTCTATGTCGGTGGCCTCCTCTTAACCACCGCGATTTACGACCGTGTCGCCATTCCCCTATGCAAAAAGCTATTCAACTACCCCCATGGTCTAAGACCACTTCAACGCATTGGTTTAGGTCTCATATTCGCAGCCGTGGGTATGGCTGCAGCTGCTTTGGTAGAGATCAAACGTCTTAGAACCGCACATTCGCATGGTCCAACAGTCCAAACGCTTCCTCTAGGGTTTTATCTACTCATTCCACAATACCTTATCGTTGGTATCGGGGAGGCGTTGATCTATACAGGCCAACTAGATTTCTTCTTAAGAGAGTGTCCTAAAGGTATGAAAACAATGAGCACAGGTCTATTGTTGAGCACATTGGCGTTAGGGTTCTTTTTCAGCTCAGTTCTCGTCACTATCGTGGAGAAATTCACCGATAAAGCTCGTCCGTGGATCGCTGATGATCTCAACAAGGGTCGTTTATACAATTTCTATTGGCTTGTGGCCGTAGTTGTTTTCTTGAACTTCCTTATTTTCCTTGTTTTCTCCAAGTGGTACGTTTACAAGGACAAGAGACTAGCTGACCTCGGAATTGAGTTGGAAGATGAGCCGGACACTCCCATGGGTCATGCATGATCAGGATCCGATAGTGATTATATTGTGTCCATGTTGATATgtatgcattttatttttatttttgaaatttgtgttatattttataatgattttcTCAGTTACCTCTTGTTTCGGAGTCAACAAATAATGGACGGACGGATAAGGGATAAAGGTTAAAGTTTCCCATTTGGATCGTTGTAAAATTTCTAAGGTTTAACGCAGATAAGCTCCTTTGTTCAAATTTCAAGTTGTCTGATTCTTTCATcttgtgttatgaatattgtgtgatgtctattatggaatgttctagatttacttgattCCTAAGTTTACTTGCTCACCAAGTTCTACTtggtctccaagctattgtatacCTATATAAAGGATACATTACTCAATGAATAAGATACAcaaattcctctcttctcttctcttctcttctttatttacaacacgttatcagcacgagactctaaaccctagctaaaatcCAGCGACCACAAAAACCTTAATTTCAGCCGCAACTTTAAACcgtcatatctccctaaccgtaaggatccagacggccagtaatatatcaaattgaagctcttgacgagacgaatccagcgccgcagaccacgcatcaatccgactccagacgcgccgtcacctcccagtgcaagccgcgccgtcaaagatcatccaaaaccctaatagccgccaactccttatctctcttaatttcgatttctattgttcttagatctcatactaatccaactttgaaactttcattgttgattatttaaggtttctaaaagaggaaccaaggagaaaagatcggcaaagattaaggtaagatctcaagaaccctaatctttacttgtggttcaagcaattcgggtttcaaacttctcttcatcttaaatccgatttaaaaattttgcgatttgatttggttgattttagttctgtttattttaaaatcaaaaccctaaacccttaatagttttacatgactttagttttgtatggacaacaagtgatacccctttaaggatgacacgctatatgtccaaacaaaatttaaggtcaatgtttaacctaatcctaaaaacagatttgaattttaaaccctaatccttaaagtttaaatctgattttaagaaaccctaaatcctaaaatataaagcatgtgattacatgactttcgttttgtatggacaacaagtgatacccctttaaggatgacacgctatatgtccaaacaaaacataaggttaatgttttccacatcttttggtcgatgatgcacaccatagtgtggctagaccatgattttcttttaagtcaatgatgcataccaataggtatgactagaccatatgaagtaaaggtcgat from Raphanus sativus cultivar WK10039 chromosome 8, ASM80110v3, whole genome shotgun sequence includes:
- the LOC108822916 gene encoding protein NRT1/ PTR FAMILY 6.3 codes for the protein MSLPETKSQTLLDAWDFQGRPADRSKTGGWASAAMILCIEAVERLTTLGIGVNLVTYLTGTMHLGNATAANTVTNFLGTSFMLCLLGGFIADTFLGRYLTIAIFAAIQATGVSILTLSTIIPGLRPPRCNPATSSHCVQASGIQLTVLYLALYLTALGTGGVKASVSGFGSDQFDETEPKERSQMTYFFNRFFFCINVGSLCAVTVLVYIQDDVGRKWGYGICALSIVLALSVFLAGTNSYRFKKLTGSPMTQVATVIVAAWRNRRLELPSDPSFLYDLDDVIAAEGAMKSKQKLPHTKQFRSLDKAAIKNQETAMTQNVFNKWTLSTLTDVEEVKQIVRMLPIWATCILFWTVHAQLTTLSVAQSETMDRHIGSFEIPPASMAVFYVGGLLLTTAIYDRVAIPLCKKLFNYPHGLRPLQRIGLGLIFAAVGMAAAALVEIKRLRTAHSHGPTVQTLPLGFYLLIPQYLIVGIGEALIYTGQLDFFLRECPKGMKTMSTGLLLSTLALGFFFSSVLVTIVEKFTDKARPWIADDLNKGRLYNFYWLVAVVVFLNFLIFLVFSKWYVYKDKRLADLGIELEDEPDTPMGHA